In Pseudomonas asiatica, the following are encoded in one genomic region:
- a CDS encoding SDR family NAD(P)-dependent oxidoreductase, whose translation MKTMIVGASRGLGRALLEGLGKPGDTLIGVSRKQPKDLALAPGIDLYWIDADLSEPVAAVARIADRTPADLDVLIYNVGIWEEHAFSEHYAFSEDSDESITRLVEVNVTATLLLLKRLIPRLLGAPRPQLILTGSTSALRQSGRPEVAFGASKFALNGMADALREGFRDDNLAVTVLQLGYLNTDDALSTPLVQAAARGERRWVPVHDVVTMVDALLRLSGASFVRELILPAIGDERF comes from the coding sequence GTGAAGACGATGATCGTAGGCGCCAGCAGAGGCCTGGGGCGGGCTTTGCTCGAAGGCCTCGGCAAGCCCGGGGACACGCTGATTGGCGTATCACGCAAACAGCCGAAAGATCTGGCCCTTGCGCCGGGCATCGACCTGTACTGGATCGATGCCGACCTTTCCGAGCCAGTGGCGGCTGTAGCACGGATCGCGGACCGAACACCTGCCGATCTGGACGTACTGATATACAACGTCGGCATCTGGGAAGAGCATGCCTTCAGCGAGCACTATGCATTCTCCGAAGACAGCGACGAATCGATCACCCGGCTGGTCGAGGTGAACGTCACCGCCACGCTGCTTCTTCTCAAACGCCTGATACCCAGGTTGCTCGGTGCTCCCCGGCCGCAGTTGATCCTCACCGGCTCGACTTCGGCTCTTCGCCAGAGCGGGCGCCCGGAGGTAGCGTTCGGTGCCTCCAAGTTCGCCCTCAACGGCATGGCTGATGCGCTACGCGAAGGCTTCAGGGATGACAACCTGGCGGTGACCGTGCTTCAGCTGGGTTACCTGAATACCGATGACGCCCTGTCCACGCCATTGGTGCAGGCTGCTGCGCGAGGTGAGCGGCGTTGGGTACCGGTACATGATGTGGTCACCATGGTCGATGCGTTGTTGCGCCTGTCAGGGGCTTCATTCGTACGGGAGTTGATCTTGCCCGCGATCGGGGATGAGCGCTTCTGA
- a CDS encoding GNAT family N-acetyltransferase, producing the protein MQIRKMTQEDLPSANALCLEAFMLAVAPSLSAQGVETFAKVVAQKAFAERMVSDNLMLVCVAEGTLVGLIELKEGRHVAMLFVAPAWQRHGVGRRLMNAALEQARANVVTVRASLSSVAAYERYGFALAGEVGELAGLIYQPMEKWLTISSAVYDPGCCS; encoded by the coding sequence ATGCAGATACGCAAGATGACTCAGGAAGACCTGCCAAGCGCCAACGCCCTGTGCTTGGAGGCGTTCATGCTAGCGGTTGCGCCATCGCTGTCTGCCCAGGGCGTGGAAACCTTCGCAAAGGTGGTTGCTCAGAAGGCGTTTGCCGAACGAATGGTAAGTGACAACCTGATGCTGGTTTGTGTCGCGGAGGGAACCCTGGTCGGGCTGATCGAGCTGAAGGAAGGGCGCCATGTGGCGATGCTGTTCGTTGCGCCGGCCTGGCAGCGCCACGGCGTTGGGAGGCGCTTGATGAATGCGGCTCTGGAGCAGGCCAGGGCCAATGTAGTAACAGTTAGAGCGTCGCTATCTTCAGTGGCCGCTTATGAACGTTACGGTTTTGCGTTGGCAGGGGAAGTGGGCGAGCTTGCCGGGCTGATCTACCAACCGATGGAGAAGTGGTTGACCATTTCAAGCGCCGTCTACGACCCAGGCTGCTGTTCTTAA
- the ftrA gene encoding transcriptional regulator FtrA — protein sequence MLTNPGLVAVLAYDGLCTFEFGIAVEIFGLPRPEFEFAWYTHRIVAVDPAPMHAAGGMQVIAEFGLESLVDAHTIIIPGWRSRDERPPQVLLDALRAAYQRGARLLSICSGVFVLAAAGLLDGKRATTHWRYTDELAARYPLIEVDPGVLYVDCGQLITSAGSAAGIDACLHLVSRDFGTQVANTVARRLVMAPQRSGGQTQFFPAPLAQKPRDDLAAVLEWATLHVGRPLTVKQLAAKALMSERTFLRRFIEATGITPKTWLLQVRMNVARELLESSPLSNEQIAERCGFASAESFRAAFRKIVGLAPMRYRAQFGNH from the coding sequence ATGCTCACGAACCCTGGTTTGGTCGCCGTGCTGGCCTATGACGGGCTGTGCACCTTCGAGTTCGGCATTGCCGTGGAGATCTTCGGGCTGCCACGCCCGGAGTTCGAATTCGCCTGGTACACGCATCGCATCGTCGCCGTCGATCCCGCACCAATGCACGCGGCAGGTGGCATGCAGGTCATTGCCGAGTTCGGCTTGGAGTCGCTCGTTGATGCCCATACCATCATCATTCCGGGCTGGCGTAGCCGCGATGAGCGCCCGCCGCAGGTGCTGCTGGACGCCTTGCGCGCCGCGTATCAACGCGGGGCGCGGTTGCTTTCCATCTGTTCGGGGGTGTTCGTGCTCGCGGCTGCGGGCCTTCTGGACGGCAAGCGTGCCACCACCCACTGGCGCTATACGGACGAACTCGCGGCACGCTATCCACTCATTGAAGTAGACCCAGGCGTGCTTTACGTAGACTGCGGCCAGCTGATTACCTCGGCAGGCAGCGCTGCCGGTATAGATGCCTGCCTGCACCTGGTGAGTCGAGACTTTGGTACGCAGGTTGCCAACACCGTTGCCCGTCGCCTGGTTATGGCACCCCAGCGTTCCGGAGGGCAAACACAGTTCTTCCCCGCACCCCTTGCCCAGAAGCCTCGCGATGATCTTGCCGCGGTGCTGGAGTGGGCGACCTTGCATGTGGGCAGGCCGCTTACGGTCAAGCAGCTGGCAGCGAAGGCACTGATGAGCGAACGAACCTTCCTGCGACGCTTCATCGAAGCGACAGGCATCACGCCGAAAACCTGGCTGCTTCAGGTGCGCATGAACGTGGCGCGTGAGTTGCTGGAAAGCAGCCCATTGAGCAATGAGCAAATCGCCGAACGCTGCGGGTTCGCCTCGGCGGAAAGTTTCCGGGCAGCATTTCGCAAGATCGTGGGGTTGGCGCCCATGAGGTATCGTGCGCAGTTTGGCAACCACTGA
- the leuA gene encoding 2-isopropylmalate synthase codes for MMLKDPSIKYRHFATVDLPDRQWPNQVQKVAPTWCSVDMRDGNQALIEPMNAERKRRFFDLLVKVGFKQIEVGFPAASQTDFDYVRELIESGRIPEDVTIQVMTQARTHLIERTFEALKGAPRAIVHVYNATAPVFRDVVFGVDRAGCIGIATQATREIKALMQANPQTQWTYQYSPETFCFTELDFGLEICEAVIDVFEPSPTNKMILNLPTTVEVSTANVFADQIEWFCRHVRKRDSVIISIHPHNDRGTGVSTAEQACLAGAERVEGTLFGNGERTGNVDILTLAMNLYTSGISPELDFSDIIHVQREVEFCNQLPTHPRHPYAGELVFTAFSGSHQDAIKKGFAQRRKNPDGFWEVPYLPIDPADMGRSYEAVIRVNSQSGKGGVAYLLEQQGIVLPRRLQMEFSGLVQQVADSEGREITSEMILSCFTRNYLEQGNPYALLHPMVTTDEACTYLDAQLLVEGERLAFAGKGNGPVAALVHAFAQQGLVFDIADYHEHAVRDGAEAEAIAYIEIRVKNQLLFGVGRDGSTLQASLKAVVSAVCRATRLGLLDTVKSTVATA; via the coding sequence ATGATGCTTAAGGATCCATCAATCAAATATCGCCATTTCGCCACAGTCGACCTGCCAGACCGCCAGTGGCCCAATCAGGTCCAGAAGGTCGCTCCCACCTGGTGCAGCGTCGACATGCGAGACGGTAACCAGGCACTGATCGAGCCGATGAACGCCGAACGCAAGCGTCGATTCTTCGACCTTTTGGTGAAGGTTGGTTTCAAGCAGATCGAGGTTGGCTTCCCGGCAGCATCGCAAACCGATTTCGACTATGTGCGTGAATTGATCGAGAGCGGTCGGATCCCCGAAGATGTGACTATCCAGGTCATGACACAGGCCCGTACACACTTGATCGAGCGTACCTTCGAAGCGCTCAAGGGGGCGCCACGTGCCATCGTTCATGTGTACAACGCAACGGCTCCCGTATTTCGTGATGTGGTGTTCGGCGTGGATCGCGCAGGTTGCATCGGCATCGCCACGCAGGCTACCCGGGAGATCAAGGCGCTGATGCAGGCCAATCCGCAGACGCAGTGGACTTACCAGTATTCACCAGAAACCTTCTGCTTCACCGAGCTCGATTTTGGCCTGGAAATTTGCGAAGCGGTGATAGACGTATTCGAACCGTCTCCCACCAACAAGATGATCCTGAACCTGCCTACCACCGTGGAAGTTTCGACCGCCAACGTGTTCGCCGACCAGATCGAATGGTTCTGCCGCCACGTACGCAAGCGCGACAGCGTGATCATCAGTATCCACCCGCACAATGACCGTGGCACAGGTGTGTCTACCGCCGAGCAGGCCTGCCTGGCAGGCGCCGAGCGGGTCGAGGGCACCTTGTTCGGCAATGGTGAGCGCACCGGTAATGTCGATATCCTGACCTTGGCCATGAACCTCTACACCAGTGGCATCAGCCCGGAGCTGGATTTCTCTGACATCATCCATGTCCAGCGTGAGGTCGAGTTCTGCAACCAGTTGCCGACCCATCCACGCCATCCCTATGCGGGAGAGCTGGTGTTCACGGCATTTTCCGGCTCTCACCAGGACGCCATCAAGAAGGGCTTCGCCCAACGGCGGAAAAACCCCGACGGTTTCTGGGAGGTGCCGTACCTGCCGATCGACCCGGCCGACATGGGGCGCAGCTATGAGGCAGTCATCCGGGTCAACAGCCAGTCAGGCAAGGGTGGTGTGGCCTATCTCCTGGAGCAGCAGGGTATCGTCCTGCCGCGTCGGTTACAGATGGAGTTCAGCGGCCTGGTGCAGCAGGTCGCCGATAGTGAAGGGAGGGAGATCACCAGCGAAATGATCTTGTCGTGCTTCACCAGAAACTACCTGGAGCAGGGTAATCCCTACGCCTTGCTGCACCCCATGGTCACCACTGACGAAGCCTGCACTTACCTTGACGCTCAACTGCTGGTCGAGGGTGAACGCCTGGCGTTCGCTGGCAAGGGTAATGGCCCAGTGGCCGCACTGGTCCATGCGTTCGCCCAGCAGGGGCTGGTCTTCGATATTGCCGATTACCACGAGCACGCCGTGCGTGATGGTGCTGAGGCCGAAGCCATTGCCTACATCGAAATACGTGTCAAGAACCAGTTGCTGTTTGGCGTGGGCAGGGACGGCAGCACACTCCAGGCATCACTCAAGGCTGTGGTGAGTGCTGTCTGCCGGGCCACGCGCCTGGGGCTGCTCGATACAGTGAAAAGCACGGTCGCCACGGCTTGA
- a CDS encoding rhodanese-like domain-containing protein produces MPSLVSEYPAASPSEALLHFSRRLAFETDCSDVERSQRSGDVDYVLVDVRSSEAFAQGHVPGAINIPGRTISAERMADYARQTLFVVYCAGPHCNGVHRAAVRLAELGFPVKEMIGGVTGWLDEGFSLEGADVAAQGNGVSCAC; encoded by the coding sequence ATGCCAAGCCTGGTCAGCGAATATCCTGCCGCAAGCCCATCCGAAGCCCTGCTTCATTTCAGCCGCCGTCTGGCGTTCGAGACGGATTGTTCGGATGTTGAACGTAGCCAGCGGTCGGGTGATGTCGACTATGTGCTGGTAGATGTAAGGAGCAGCGAGGCGTTTGCGCAAGGCCATGTGCCGGGCGCGATCAATATTCCTGGCCGCACCATCAGCGCAGAACGCATGGCTGACTATGCGCGCCAGACGCTTTTCGTTGTTTATTGCGCGGGGCCGCATTGCAATGGCGTACATCGGGCGGCGGTTCGTTTGGCTGAGCTGGGTTTTCCGGTGAAAGAAATGATTGGCGGGGTTACCGGCTGGCTTGACGAAGGGTTTTCGTTGGAGGGTGCGGACGTTGCTGCACAGGGTAACGGCGTTTCATGTGCATGTTGA
- a CDS encoding TonB-dependent siderophore receptor, giving the protein MHFPLRSRQLRLSLLASSLLIAMSAQGREKVNVDLPAAPLGEAINALAQQSSVQIIFASDLGAGRNAPAVKGRFTPEEALQTLLKDTGLQVQAKDERTFVIVAQGGPASSAGIQSGPVEMAQTEITASRTSSSLVSATRQSTILEHEQLQELRQGSESLATVLAKAVPGMSDSSRTVTEYGQTLRGRSMLVMVDGVPLNTNRDSSRNLANIDPALIERVEVIRGSSAIYGSGATGGIISITTRPAGGENRAETSLSATSPLTRLGSDGLGGQFQQYFAGSQGAVDYSFDFGTRHIGASYDAHGDRIAPEPSQGDLFDSNIYNIGGKLGLHIDENQRVQLAVSHYDARQDTDYATDPSVAKLPAGSVPANTIKGLDLDEQNRIRNTLVNLEYENLDILGSRLSAQMYYRDYFTRFTPFDARAVATRGGNVDQIMQNSEVFGSRLTLRTPIGDSGSTELVWGGDYNQERSDMPLDVFDPAAYDASGGLVFDKTGKLTYMPPLRTRSAGAFAQLQHRFDEHWSVDGGLRYEYSTAEFDDFVPLSESTSASPVAVKGGDIHYDAVLSNLGIVYSPVLGQEIYASFSQGFQLPDVGIQLRNARRGFDIGASNLEPVKTNNYELGWRGDLGSNTLGTLALFYTTSKLGDVQSFNNGLILTRTKERIYGAEASADWLSDDAVWGAGGSATWMRGREKPDGKDWQDMTGYRVPPLKLTAYVQYKPTLDWSNRLQATFFDAKDYRLDGLDSFGRHQVSSYTTVDLVSQYQITADDKVSVGIQNLFNRDYYPLYSQLLRNNNNTSHLPAPGTVLTASYTHNW; this is encoded by the coding sequence GTGCATTTTCCCCTCCGCAGTCGCCAGCTACGCCTGTCATTGCTTGCCAGTAGCCTGCTCATCGCAATGTCGGCCCAGGGCCGGGAAAAGGTGAACGTGGATCTCCCCGCTGCACCGCTGGGCGAGGCCATCAACGCGCTCGCACAGCAGTCTTCGGTACAGATCATCTTCGCCAGCGATCTTGGTGCAGGCCGAAACGCGCCTGCGGTGAAGGGGCGGTTCACACCCGAGGAAGCACTTCAAACGCTGCTCAAGGATACTGGCTTGCAGGTACAGGCCAAGGATGAGCGCACGTTCGTCATCGTCGCGCAGGGGGGCCCTGCATCAAGTGCTGGAATCCAGAGCGGACCCGTGGAAATGGCCCAGACGGAAATCACCGCCTCGCGCACCAGCAGCAGCCTGGTTTCCGCGACGCGGCAATCCACCATTCTCGAGCATGAACAACTGCAGGAGCTGCGCCAGGGGTCAGAGAGCCTGGCTACGGTACTGGCCAAGGCGGTTCCCGGCATGTCCGACTCCAGCCGCACCGTCACCGAGTATGGCCAGACCCTGCGCGGGCGCAGCATGCTGGTCATGGTCGACGGGGTGCCGCTCAATACCAACCGCGACTCCTCGCGCAACCTGGCCAACATCGACCCGGCACTGATCGAACGGGTCGAAGTCATTCGTGGCAGCAGCGCCATCTACGGCAGCGGCGCCACGGGGGGCATCATCTCCATTACCACACGGCCCGCGGGTGGTGAAAACCGCGCCGAAACCAGCCTGAGCGCGACCTCGCCGCTGACCCGCCTTGGCAGCGATGGCCTGGGGGGGCAGTTCCAGCAATATTTCGCGGGCTCTCAGGGTGCGGTGGACTACTCGTTCGACTTCGGTACCCGCCATATCGGTGCCTCGTATGATGCGCACGGTGACCGGATCGCCCCGGAGCCAAGCCAAGGCGACCTGTTCGATTCGAACATCTACAACATTGGCGGCAAGCTGGGGCTGCACATTGACGAGAACCAGCGAGTGCAGCTTGCAGTCAGCCACTACGATGCCCGCCAGGACACCGATTACGCTACCGACCCAAGCGTCGCGAAACTCCCTGCTGGCTCTGTGCCGGCCAATACGATCAAGGGCCTGGATCTTGACGAGCAGAACCGCATTCGCAACACGCTGGTGAACCTGGAGTATGAAAATCTCGACATCCTCGGGAGCCGGCTTTCTGCCCAGATGTACTACCGGGACTACTTCACACGCTTCACCCCGTTCGATGCCCGTGCCGTTGCCACCCGCGGCGGCAATGTTGACCAGATCATGCAAAACAGCGAAGTCTTCGGAAGCCGCCTGACCCTGCGCACGCCGATTGGCGACAGCGGCAGTACCGAACTGGTGTGGGGTGGTGACTATAACCAGGAGCGCAGCGACATGCCGCTCGATGTCTTCGACCCGGCGGCTTATGACGCCAGTGGCGGCCTGGTTTTCGACAAGACTGGCAAGCTCACGTACATGCCCCCGTTGAGGACGCGGAGCGCCGGTGCCTTCGCCCAGCTGCAGCATCGCTTCGATGAGCATTGGTCGGTCGACGGCGGCCTGCGCTACGAATACTCCACCGCCGAATTCGATGACTTCGTTCCGTTGTCCGAATCCACGTCTGCCTCCCCGGTGGCGGTGAAGGGTGGCGACATTCATTACGATGCGGTGCTGTCGAACCTGGGCATCGTCTACTCGCCGGTACTCGGCCAGGAAATCTACGCCTCCTTCAGCCAGGGCTTCCAGTTGCCCGACGTGGGCATCCAACTGCGCAATGCGCGCCGTGGCTTCGACATCGGCGCATCGAACCTGGAACCGGTCAAGACCAACAACTATGAGCTTGGCTGGCGAGGAGACCTGGGCAGCAACACACTCGGCACCCTGGCGCTGTTCTACACCACCTCCAAACTGGGGGATGTACAAAGTTTCAACAACGGCCTGATTCTGACCCGCACCAAGGAGCGTATCTACGGTGCTGAAGCCAGTGCCGATTGGCTGTCGGACGATGCGGTGTGGGGCGCAGGGGGGAGTGCGACCTGGATGCGCGGACGAGAAAAACCGGACGGTAAAGACTGGCAAGACATGACCGGCTATCGCGTTCCGCCGCTGAAGCTGACCGCCTACGTGCAATACAAGCCGACCCTGGATTGGAGCAACCGCTTGCAAGCCACGTTCTTCGATGCCAAGGACTACAGGCTCGATGGGTTGGACAGCTTTGGTCGACATCAGGTTAGCAGTTATACGACAGTCGACCTGGTCAGCCAGTACCAGATCACCGCAGACGACAAGGTGAGCGTCGGCATCCAGAACCTGTTCAACCGCGACTACTACCCGCTCTACAGCCAGTTGCTGCGCAATAACAACAACACCAGCCACTTGCCGGCACCCGGCACGGTATTGACTGCCAGTTACACGCACAATTGGTAA
- a CDS encoding LysR family transcriptional regulator produces the protein MSALDALPDPKLLQLFDVLYQCRSVTRSAEQLGQSQPTVSIWLGRLREELNDPLFVRTPGGMAPTPRADQLIGPCREVLESLRRLTTWEPQFVPATAQRRFRLCVSDASHITLLPSILNHLRTHAPGIRLEAARIDGNTESALESGEADLAIGFVPWLGAGMYQQVLFEQDWVCLSNPLHPRLSNGMSVAGYQAEGHVQISAGTGQKLLEAGLARAGIERRIMLELPAFLGLGMIVGSTDLVATLPRHIGQTLADMHGLHVHDCPFAVEGFTVKQHWHARYQQDSGNRWIREVVRGLFQTGAG, from the coding sequence ATGAGTGCGCTCGACGCTTTGCCCGACCCCAAGCTGCTGCAACTGTTCGATGTGCTGTATCAATGCCGCAGCGTCACTCGCAGTGCTGAACAGCTCGGCCAGAGCCAACCTACCGTGAGCATCTGGTTGGGGCGCTTGCGTGAAGAGTTGAACGACCCACTGTTCGTGCGTACGCCAGGCGGCATGGCGCCAACCCCGCGGGCAGACCAGCTGATCGGGCCATGCCGCGAGGTGCTGGAATCGCTGCGGCGCCTGACTACCTGGGAGCCGCAGTTCGTTCCGGCCACGGCGCAGCGGCGCTTTCGCCTGTGCGTCAGTGATGCCAGCCATATCACCCTGCTGCCCAGCATCCTCAACCACCTGCGCACCCACGCGCCGGGTATTCGCCTGGAAGCTGCACGCATCGATGGCAATACCGAGAGCGCGCTGGAGTCGGGCGAGGCGGACCTGGCCATCGGCTTCGTGCCCTGGCTGGGTGCGGGGATGTATCAGCAAGTGTTGTTCGAGCAGGACTGGGTCTGCCTGAGCAACCCGCTACACCCTCGATTGAGCAACGGCATGAGCGTGGCGGGTTACCAGGCCGAGGGGCATGTACAAATCAGTGCCGGGACCGGGCAGAAGTTACTGGAGGCTGGCCTGGCGCGGGCCGGCATCGAACGCAGGATCATGCTGGAGCTGCCGGCGTTTCTGGGGTTGGGGATGATTGTCGGGTCGACCGACCTGGTGGCTACGTTGCCACGGCACATCGGCCAGACACTCGCCGACATGCATGGTTTGCACGTGCACGATTGCCCGTTTGCAGTGGAAGGTTTCACGGTCAAGCAGCACTGGCACGCACGGTACCAGCAAGACAGCGGGAATCGCTGGATCAGGGAGGTGGTGCGGGGCTTGTTTCAAACAGGGGCCGGTTAG
- a CDS encoding GNAT family N-acetyltransferase: MERSCTTYYLEMVSASELKEKPQPHELQIIECEVPQAEFNRFLYKLVGTPWEWGDLDTWGISDWQALVEQDCHRTWVAYYRGAIAGYYELYRPDGSNAEIRYFGLAPQFLGCGFGGALLSHAVRSAWGWSGTERVWVHTCTFDHPAALRNYQARGFRIFKQEETEASQ, encoded by the coding sequence ATGGAACGGTCTTGCACCACTTATTATCTGGAAATGGTCTCGGCATCCGAGCTGAAGGAAAAACCACAGCCTCACGAACTCCAGATCATTGAATGTGAAGTGCCTCAGGCGGAATTCAATCGGTTTCTGTACAAGCTGGTAGGCACACCTTGGGAGTGGGGCGATCTTGACACCTGGGGGATTTCTGACTGGCAGGCACTCGTCGAACAGGATTGCCACCGTACCTGGGTTGCCTATTACCGTGGTGCGATAGCTGGCTATTACGAGCTCTATCGCCCCGATGGCAGTAACGCAGAGATACGCTACTTCGGGCTGGCACCTCAATTCCTGGGGTGTGGCTTCGGCGGAGCGCTCCTGAGCCATGCTGTCCGATCTGCGTGGGGATGGAGCGGTACAGAGCGGGTGTGGGTACATACCTGCACCTTCGACCATCCTGCCGCGCTTCGAAATTATCAGGCGCGAGGGTTCCGTATCTTCAAGCAAGAGGAGACGGAAGCAAGCCAATAA
- a CDS encoding FecR family protein has product MTRQPEQAPLDEALGRHREELKQLFPMPPFRPAPSKAVKSAGITLAVAIAFAALAWLNPAYKSERFATAIGERRAVLLSDGSKLLLDSGTHVDISWRLLSREVDLRAGQALFDVSSAVYRPFVVSAGMAKVEVLGTLFNVRRLDNDAVRVTLARGRVDVTAAAAAQAPVTLRPGQQVDSIGGQLMPVAKADASKAMAWKDDRIVFEQTPLDEAVSLLRHYRKAPIELSDPSLAALKVTGVFEARNVDLLLDLLPSILPVAVLQVGDGSVRIQRKPTRK; this is encoded by the coding sequence ATGACCAGGCAGCCCGAACAGGCGCCATTGGACGAGGCACTGGGGCGACATCGTGAAGAGCTCAAGCAGCTGTTCCCCATGCCGCCGTTCAGGCCAGCGCCCTCCAAAGCGGTGAAGTCGGCCGGCATTACACTAGCGGTTGCGATCGCCTTTGCGGCCCTGGCGTGGCTGAACCCTGCCTACAAGAGCGAGCGTTTCGCTACCGCCATTGGTGAGCGGCGCGCTGTGCTGCTGAGCGATGGAAGCAAGCTGCTGCTCGACAGTGGCACGCATGTCGATATCAGTTGGCGTCTGCTCAGCCGCGAAGTCGACCTGCGCGCAGGGCAGGCGCTTTTCGATGTGTCCTCGGCCGTGTACCGCCCCTTCGTAGTGTCCGCTGGCATGGCGAAAGTCGAGGTGCTCGGTACTCTGTTCAATGTCCGCCGGCTGGATAACGACGCGGTGCGTGTGACCCTGGCCCGTGGGCGCGTGGACGTCACCGCTGCAGCTGCAGCACAGGCGCCTGTCACCCTGAGGCCAGGGCAACAGGTCGACTCGATTGGCGGGCAACTGATGCCGGTTGCAAAGGCTGACGCCTCCAAGGCGATGGCATGGAAAGATGATCGCATCGTGTTCGAGCAGACGCCGCTGGATGAAGCGGTGTCGTTGTTGCGCCACTATCGCAAGGCCCCCATCGAGCTGAGCGACCCAAGCCTGGCCGCACTCAAGGTGACGGGGGTGTTCGAAGCGCGCAATGTCGACCTGCTACTGGATCTGCTGCCCAGCATCCTGCCTGTCGCCGTGCTGCAGGTAGGGGACGGCAGCGTCCGGATTCAACGCAAACCGACAAGAAAATAA
- a CDS encoding IS1182 family transposase — protein sequence MKRFIEGEARTQVTLLPECLDDYITEENPVRVVDVFVDELDLGALGFEGVDPAATGRPAYHPAVLLKIYIYGYLNRIQSSRRLEREAERNVELMWLTGRLAPDFKTIADFRRDNGKAIRGVCRQFVVLCRNLNLFSQSIIAIDGSKFKAVNNRDRNFTQGKIKARMQQIEQSIDRYLAALDSADRAAPEVAEAKAERLSEKIEKLKQQMTKLKDIEAQLHASPDQQISLTDPDARSMATSGRGTGTVGYNVQTAVDDKYHLIIAHEVTNVGNDRTQLSNMANQAREEIGAESLTVVADRGNYKGPEILACEQAGITTFVPKPLTSSSKAEGRFGKQDFIYIAASDEYRCPADQLLTRRHSSVKDGMLLHSYWFSGCQSCSMQKQCTTGKERRLKRWEHETVVEAVQIRLEHDPGKMKVRRQTVEHPFGTLKYWMGSTHFLTKTLPRVSTEMSLHVLAYNLKRMMSIFGIAGLIEAIRT from the coding sequence ATGAAGCGGTTCATTGAGGGTGAGGCCCGGACGCAAGTCACGCTGCTGCCGGAGTGCCTGGATGATTACATCACCGAAGAAAACCCTGTTCGGGTGGTTGACGTTTTCGTCGATGAACTCGACCTCGGAGCGCTCGGATTCGAGGGTGTCGATCCGGCTGCTACGGGTCGTCCGGCCTACCATCCAGCAGTCCTGCTGAAAATCTACATCTATGGCTACCTCAACCGGATTCAGTCCAGCCGCCGGCTTGAGCGCGAGGCAGAGCGCAACGTCGAGCTGATGTGGTTAACGGGCCGGTTGGCTCCTGACTTCAAAACGATTGCTGACTTTCGGCGAGACAACGGTAAAGCTATTCGCGGCGTGTGCCGGCAATTCGTAGTGCTGTGCCGCAACCTCAATCTTTTCTCCCAGTCGATCATTGCCATCGACGGCAGCAAATTCAAAGCCGTAAATAACCGCGACCGCAACTTCACCCAGGGCAAGATCAAGGCGCGCATGCAGCAGATCGAGCAGAGCATTGACCGCTATCTTGCGGCGCTGGATTCGGCGGATCGGGCGGCGCCCGAGGTCGCCGAGGCCAAGGCTGAACGGCTGAGCGAAAAAATAGAAAAGCTGAAACAGCAGATGACAAAGCTAAAGGACATTGAAGCGCAGCTTCACGCCAGCCCAGATCAGCAAATCTCTCTTACCGATCCTGATGCACGCTCAATGGCCACGAGTGGCCGAGGTACTGGCACGGTTGGCTACAACGTACAAACAGCAGTCGATGACAAATACCATCTGATCATTGCTCATGAAGTCACTAATGTTGGCAATGACCGAACGCAGCTGAGCAATATGGCGAACCAGGCACGCGAAGAGATCGGCGCTGAGTCGCTGACAGTGGTCGCCGACCGAGGCAATTACAAAGGTCCGGAGATACTTGCTTGCGAGCAGGCAGGGATCACCACTTTTGTCCCGAAGCCGCTGACATCAAGCAGCAAAGCGGAAGGCCGATTCGGCAAGCAGGACTTCATCTACATCGCTGCATCGGATGAATACCGATGCCCTGCGGATCAACTACTGACCCGCAGGCATTCTTCGGTGAAAGACGGTATGTTGCTGCACTCCTACTGGTTCTCTGGCTGCCAAAGTTGCTCCATGCAGAAGCAGTGTACGACGGGTAAGGAACGCCGATTGAAGCGCTGGGAGCATGAAACGGTAGTCGAAGCCGTGCAGATCCGATTGGAGCATGACCCAGGAAAGATGAAGGTTCGTCGGCAGACGGTGGAGCATCCCTTCGGAACGCTCAAATACTGGATGGGAAGCACTCACTTCCTGACCAAAACCCTACCGAGGGTAAGCACCGAAATGAGCCTTCACGTGCTTGCCTACAATCTCAAACGAATGATGAGCATCTTTGGCATTGCTGGGCTGATTGAAGCGATCAGGACTTGA